In one Nicotiana sylvestris chromosome 8, ASM39365v2, whole genome shotgun sequence genomic region, the following are encoded:
- the LOC138875678 gene encoding uncharacterized protein has translation MGLRQGFVLSPFLFALVMDALTHHIQEEVPWYMLFAEDIVLIDKTRGSVNERLEVWRHDLESKGFKLSRTKTEYLECKFSIELTEAGVDVRLDSEVIPKRCSFKYLGSVIQGIKEDVTHRIGVGWMKWRLVSGALCDKKIPLLLKVMFYRAVVRHSMLYMTRCWPVKNSHI, from the coding sequence ATGGGGTTGCGCCAAGGGTTTGTGCttagcccattcctatttgccctggtgatggatgcactgactcatcatattcaagagGAGGTTCCATGGTATATGCTATTTGCTGaggacatagttctgattgataaGACACGAGGCAGCGTCAatgagaggctggaggtttggagacatgaccttgagtctaaaggtttcaagttgagcaggactaagacggagtacctcgagtgcaaatttagCATCGAGCTAACGGAAGCGGGGGTGGACGTGAGGCTTGACTCtgaagtcattcccaagaggtgtagtttcaagtatcttgggtcggttattcaggggatcaaggaggatgtcacacaccgtataggggtggggtggatgaagtggaggttagtgTCAGGAGCCCTGTGTGACAAGAAAATTCCACTATTACTAAAAGTTatgttttatagagcagtggttaggcatTCCATGTTGTACATGACTaggtgttggccggttaagaactcacacatctag